One Choloepus didactylus isolate mChoDid1 chromosome 8, mChoDid1.pri, whole genome shotgun sequence DNA window includes the following coding sequences:
- the LOC119541772 gene encoding guanine nucleotide-binding protein subunit alpha-14-like, translated as MRIIHGCGYSNEDRKGFTKLVYQNIFTAVQAMIRAMDNLRIQYVCEQNKENAQIIREVEVDKVSALSRSKVEAIKQLWQDPGIQECYNWRREYQLSDSAKYYVTDIDLIATPSFVPTQQDVLRVRVPTTSITEYPFDLENIVFRMVDVGGQQSERRKWIHCFESVTSIVFLVALSEYDQVLTECDNENRMEESKALFKTMITYPWFLNSSVILFLNKKDLLEEKIMYSHLISYFPEYTGPKQDVKAARDFILKLYQDQNPDKEKVIYSNFTCATDTENIRFVFAAVKDTILQLNLREFNQV; from the coding sequence ATGAGAATTATCCATGGGTGTGGTTACAGCAATGAAGACAGAAAGGGGTTCACGAAGCTGGTGTACCAAAATATATTCACCGCCGTGCAAGCCATGATCAGAGCAATGGACAACTTAAGGATTCAATACGTGTGTGAGCAGAATAAGGAAAATGCCCAGATAATCCGAGAAGTGGAAGTAGACAAGGTCTCTGCATTATCCAGGAGCAAGGTAGAGGCCATCAAGCAGCTCTGGCAGGATCCGGGAATCCAGGAGTGTTACAACTGGAGGAGGGAATACCAGCTATCAGATTCTGCCAAATATTACGTGACTGACATTGACCTAATTGCCACACCATCATTTGTGCCAACACAGCAAGATGTGCTTCGTGTCCGAGTGCCCACCACTAGCATCACTGAGTATCCTTTTGATTTGGAAAACATCGTCTTTCGGATGGTAGATGTTGGTGGCCAGCAATCTGAAAGGCGGAAATGGATTCATTGCTTTGAAAGCGTCACTTCCATTGTTTTCTTGGTTGCTCTGAGTGAATATGACCAGGTCCTGACTGAGTGTGACAATGAGAATCGCATGGAAGAAAGCAAGGCCTTATTTAAAACAATGATTACCTATCCCTGGTTTCTGAACTCATCTGTAATTTTGTTCTTAAACAAGAAGGACCTTTTAGAAGAGAAAATCATGTATTCTCATCTAATTAGCTATTTCCCAGAATATACAGGACCAAAGCAGGATGTCAAAGCTGCCAGAGACTTTATCCTGAAACTTTATCAAGACCAGAATCCTGACAAAGAGAAAGTCATCTATTCCAACTTCACATGTGCCACAGATACAGAGAATATCCGCTTTGTGTTTGCTGCAGTCAAAGACACAATTCTTCAACTGAACCTGAGGGAATTCAACCAAGTTTAA